A genomic stretch from Streptomyces venezuelae ATCC 10712 includes:
- the mtrA gene encoding two-component system response regulator MtrA, translating to MKGRVLVVDDDTALAEMLGIVLRGEGFEPSFVADGDKALAAFREAKPDLVLLDLMLPGRDGIEVCRLIRAESGVPIVMLTAKSDTVDVVVGLESGADDYIVKPFKPKELVARIRARLRRSEEPAPEQLTIGDLVIDVAGHSVKRDGQSIALTPLEFDLLVALARKPWQVFTREVLLEQVWGYRHAADTRLVNVHVQRLRSKVEKDPERPEIVVTVRGVGYKAGPS from the coding sequence ATGAAGGGACGCGTTCTTGTCGTCGACGACGACACCGCACTGGCCGAGATGCTCGGCATCGTGCTGCGGGGTGAAGGGTTCGAACCGTCGTTCGTCGCGGACGGCGACAAGGCGCTTGCCGCATTCCGGGAGGCCAAGCCAGACCTGGTGCTGCTCGACCTGATGCTGCCCGGAAGGGACGGCATCGAGGTGTGCCGGCTCATCAGGGCCGAGTCGGGTGTGCCGATCGTCATGCTCACGGCCAAGAGCGACACGGTCGACGTGGTCGTGGGCCTGGAGTCCGGGGCCGACGACTACATCGTGAAGCCGTTCAAGCCGAAGGAGCTCGTCGCCCGTATCCGGGCGCGGCTGCGGCGGTCCGAGGAGCCGGCTCCGGAGCAGCTCACCATCGGTGACCTGGTCATCGACGTCGCCGGGCACTCCGTGAAGCGGGACGGGCAGTCCATCGCCCTGACGCCGCTGGAGTTCGACCTGCTCGTGGCGCTGGCGCGCAAGCCGTGGCAGGTGTTCACCCGCGAGGTGCTCCTGGAGCAGGTCTGGGGCTACCGGCACGCGGCGGACACCCGGCTGGTGAACGTGCACGTCCAGCGGCTGCGCTCGAAGGTCGAGAAGGACCCGGAGCGCCCGGAGATCGTGGTGACCGTCCGTGGTGTCGGGTACAAGGCGGGACCGAGCTGA
- a CDS encoding DUF7544 domain-containing protein — MNDTPGWTSPGSAPSDGHDGSGVPRPAAPSDANGSAPQWSKDQPPAGQWSPPTGQTPTPPRQGPGWGAPPPNAHWGRPPAAKPGVIPLRPLGMGEILDGAAKTLRVYWRTVLAITVTVAVISQIADILAQRYLVPEAPATSPDASPAEALEQSLDAAQSSLIGLGPALLVTLMASLVSAALLTVVISRAILGRPVSLSAAWQEARPRLLQLLGLTLLLALISTGLVLVGLLPGLLIGGAAGVALALLGGLGALTAVVWLMIRFSLASPALMLERGSVTQSLKRSAKLVQGAWWRIFGITLLTQLLIFVFAMIVAIPFTVIGIAIDGDGFSGMLSGTTTTFGWPFLIVTGIGGVITSAITYPISAGVTVLLYVDQRIRREALDLELARAAGLPGYGPTPGEQTVGG, encoded by the coding sequence GTGAACGACACTCCGGGCTGGACCTCGCCCGGATCCGCCCCCTCCGACGGCCACGACGGCTCCGGAGTGCCCCGGCCCGCCGCCCCGTCCGACGCGAACGGCTCCGCACCCCAGTGGTCCAAGGACCAGCCGCCCGCCGGCCAGTGGTCCCCGCCGACCGGCCAGACCCCGACCCCTCCCCGCCAGGGCCCGGGCTGGGGAGCACCTCCCCCGAACGCCCACTGGGGCCGGCCGCCGGCCGCGAAGCCCGGTGTGATCCCGCTGCGCCCCCTCGGCATGGGCGAGATCCTCGACGGGGCGGCGAAGACCCTCCGCGTCTACTGGCGCACGGTCCTGGCGATCACGGTCACGGTCGCGGTGATCTCCCAGATCGCCGACATACTCGCCCAGCGGTACCTCGTCCCCGAGGCCCCGGCGACGAGCCCGGACGCCAGCCCCGCCGAGGCCCTGGAGCAGTCCCTCGACGCGGCCCAGTCCTCTCTCATCGGCCTCGGCCCCGCGCTCCTCGTGACGCTGATGGCGTCCCTGGTCAGCGCCGCCCTGCTGACCGTCGTCATCAGCCGGGCCATCCTCGGCCGCCCGGTCTCCCTGAGCGCCGCCTGGCAGGAGGCCCGCCCGCGCCTCCTCCAGCTCCTCGGACTGACCCTGCTCCTCGCCCTGATCAGCACCGGTCTCGTCCTGGTCGGCCTGCTCCCGGGACTCCTGATCGGCGGCGCCGCGGGCGTAGCCCTGGCGCTCCTCGGCGGCCTGGGGGCGCTGACGGCCGTCGTCTGGCTGATGATCCGCTTCAGCCTCGCCTCCCCCGCCCTGATGCTGGAGCGCGGCAGCGTGACGCAGTCGCTGAAGCGCTCGGCCAAGCTGGTGCAGGGCGCGTGGTGGCGGATCTTCGGCATCACCCTCCTCACCCAGCTGCTGATCTTCGTCTTCGCGATGATCGTCGCCATCCCGTTCACCGTCATCGGCATCGCGATCGACGGCGACGGCTTCTCCGGCATGCTCTCCGGCACGACCACCACCTTCGGCTGGCCGTTCCTGATCGTCACGGGCATCGGCGGCGTGATCACCAGCGCGATCACCTACCCGATCTCGGCCGGTGTCACCGTCCTCCTCTACGTGGACCAGCGCATCCGCCGCGAAGCCCTGGACCTCGAACTGGCCCGGGCCGCCGGCCTCCCCGGCTACGGCCCCACACCGGGCGAACAGACCGTCGGAGGCTGA
- a CDS encoding DUF4129 domain-containing protein, giving the protein MTVTGGTTTALTRLRADGDAPVDISRIPAREAAERELSKPMYHENDPNLLQRGLDRFWEWLDELFGAASGATPGGVLGLVVVVLLVAAVAAALWWRLGTPHRAPRTGGDSLFADGPRTARDHRSAAERHAAAGRWNQAVQERMRAIVRSLEERTLLDPRPGRTADEAAAEASRALPSHADDLRLAVRAFDDVTYGGRTADEPAYRRVEELDTALERTRPTLDPATPGTPT; this is encoded by the coding sequence GTGACGGTCACGGGGGGAACGACCACGGCACTGACACGGCTGCGTGCCGACGGCGACGCACCCGTGGACATCTCCCGCATCCCCGCCCGCGAGGCGGCGGAGCGGGAGCTGTCCAAGCCGATGTACCACGAGAACGACCCGAACCTCCTCCAGCGCGGCCTCGACCGCTTCTGGGAGTGGCTCGACGAACTCTTCGGCGCCGCGTCCGGGGCCACCCCGGGCGGCGTCCTCGGCCTCGTCGTGGTGGTCCTGCTCGTGGCAGCCGTCGCCGCCGCCCTCTGGTGGCGCCTCGGCACCCCCCACCGCGCACCCCGCACCGGTGGCGACTCGCTCTTCGCAGACGGCCCCCGCACCGCTCGCGACCACCGGTCGGCCGCGGAGCGGCACGCCGCCGCCGGCCGCTGGAACCAGGCGGTCCAGGAACGGATGCGGGCCATCGTCCGCTCCCTCGAGGAGCGCACCCTGCTCGACCCCCGCCCCGGCCGCACCGCCGACGAGGCCGCCGCCGAGGCGAGCCGCGCCCTGCCGTCCCACGCGGACGACCTGCGGCTCGCGGTCCGCGCCTTCGACGACGTCACATACGGCGGCCGCACCGCCGACGAGCCCGCGTACCGCCGCGTCGAGGAACTGGACACCGCCCTGGAGCGGACCCGCCCCACCCTCGACCCCGCCACCCCGGGGACCCCCACATGA
- a CDS encoding DUF4350 domain-containing protein has product MSRPATSATSTAATPAQLWTRARGAALVIALVLIGGIALATVRSTDSHGALDPRSADPKGSRAVAELLRSHGVTVTLATTLDEATSATGSDSTLLVATPDLLTHTQQSALLGAIRNSGGRTVLVGAGRSSLPILAPAVTSATSIPVENRTPDCTLAAATRAGSAELGGERYVTDPAGPADTCYPADGLPTLVRLPGPGTTDTVLIGSPDILHNDRLDQQGNASLALQLLGSRPHLVWYLPSLTDASATADTPDDDTTGNFLALIPSGWLWGTLQLAIAALLAAIWRARRLGPLVTERLPVALRASEATEGRARLYRKANARDRAASVLRGATRTRLAPLLGVPAQAAHSSDHLLPALSARLPETTADPRTLLFGPAPADDTALIRLADQLDALEREVRTS; this is encoded by the coding sequence ATGAGCCGCCCGGCCACGTCCGCCACCTCGACCGCGGCGACCCCCGCCCAGCTCTGGACCCGCGCCCGAGGCGCGGCCCTCGTCATCGCCCTCGTCCTGATCGGCGGCATCGCCCTCGCGACCGTGCGGTCCACCGACTCCCACGGCGCCCTCGACCCCCGCTCCGCCGACCCCAAGGGCAGCCGGGCGGTAGCCGAACTCCTCAGGTCCCACGGCGTCACCGTCACCCTCGCCACCACCCTCGACGAGGCCACGTCCGCCACCGGCTCCGACTCCACCCTCCTGGTCGCCACCCCCGACCTGCTGACGCACACCCAGCAGTCCGCTCTCCTCGGGGCGATCAGGAACTCCGGCGGCCGCACCGTCCTCGTCGGCGCCGGTCGCTCCTCCCTCCCGATCCTGGCCCCGGCCGTCACCAGCGCCACCAGCATCCCCGTGGAGAACCGAACTCCCGACTGCACCCTGGCGGCCGCCACCCGCGCCGGCAGCGCCGAACTCGGCGGCGAGCGCTACGTCACCGACCCCGCCGGCCCCGCCGACACCTGCTACCCGGCCGACGGCCTGCCGACCCTGGTCCGCCTCCCCGGCCCCGGCACGACCGACACCGTCCTCATCGGCTCGCCCGACATCCTCCACAACGACCGTCTCGACCAACAGGGCAACGCCTCGCTCGCCCTGCAACTCCTCGGCTCCCGGCCCCATCTCGTCTGGTACCTCCCCTCCCTGACCGATGCCTCCGCCACCGCCGACACACCCGACGACGACACCACGGGCAACTTCCTCGCCCTCATCCCCTCCGGCTGGCTGTGGGGCACACTCCAGCTCGCGATCGCGGCCCTCCTCGCCGCCATCTGGCGCGCCCGCCGCCTCGGCCCCCTGGTGACCGAGCGACTCCCCGTGGCCCTCCGCGCCTCCGAAGCCACCGAGGGCCGCGCCCGCCTCTACCGCAAGGCCAACGCCCGCGACCGCGCCGCCTCCGTCCTGCGCGGCGCGACCCGCACCCGGCTCGCCCCTCTCCTCGGCGTCCCCGCCCAGGCCGCGCACTCCTCCGACCACCTCCTCCCCGCACTCTCCGCCCGTCTCCCCGAGACCACCGCGGACCCCAGAACCCTCCTCTTCGGCCCGGCTCCCGCCGACGACACCGCCCTCATCCGCCTCGCGGACCAACTCGACGCCCTCGAAAGAGAGGTACGCACCTCATGA
- a CDS encoding AAA family ATPase has product MSAPTPETATTSDSARASLEALRTEIAKAVVGQDPAVTGLVVALLCRGHVLLEGVPGVAKTLLVRALAATLELDTKRVQFTPDLMPSDVTGSLVYDTRSAEFSFQPGPVFTNLLLADEINRTPPKTQSSLLEAMEERQVTVDGTPRLLPEPFLVAATQNPVEYEGTYPLPEAQLDRFLLKLTIPLPSRADEIQVLTRHAEGFDPRDLKAADVRPVAGPAELEAARAAVAKVSVSAEIAGYVVDICRATRESPSLTLGVSPRGATALLSTARAWAWLTGRDYVTPDDVKALALPTLRHRIHLRPEAEMEGVTPDSVINSILAHVPVPR; this is encoded by the coding sequence ATGAGCGCCCCGACCCCCGAGACCGCTACGACCTCGGACAGCGCCCGCGCCTCCCTGGAGGCCCTGCGCACCGAGATCGCGAAGGCCGTGGTCGGCCAGGACCCCGCCGTCACCGGTCTCGTCGTCGCCCTGCTCTGCCGAGGACACGTGCTCCTCGAAGGCGTCCCCGGCGTCGCCAAGACCCTGCTGGTCCGCGCGCTCGCCGCCACCCTCGAACTCGACACCAAGCGCGTCCAGTTCACCCCCGACCTGATGCCGAGCGATGTCACCGGCTCCCTGGTCTACGACACCCGGAGCGCGGAGTTCTCCTTCCAGCCCGGCCCGGTCTTCACCAACCTGCTGCTCGCGGACGAGATCAACCGCACGCCCCCGAAGACCCAGTCCTCCCTCCTTGAGGCCATGGAGGAACGTCAGGTCACGGTCGACGGCACCCCCCGCCTCCTGCCGGAACCCTTCCTGGTCGCGGCGACCCAGAACCCCGTCGAGTACGAGGGCACCTACCCCCTCCCCGAAGCCCAACTCGACCGGTTCCTGCTGAAACTGACGATCCCTCTGCCCTCCCGCGCGGACGAGATCCAGGTCCTCACCCGTCACGCCGAGGGCTTCGACCCCCGCGACCTGAAGGCCGCCGATGTCCGCCCCGTCGCGGGCCCCGCCGAGCTCGAAGCCGCCCGGGCCGCCGTCGCCAAGGTCTCGGTCTCCGCCGAGATCGCCGGCTATGTCGTCGATATCTGTCGTGCCACGCGCGAATCCCCCTCACTCACGCTCGGAGTCTCCCCCCGAGGCGCCACCGCCCTGCTCTCCACCGCCCGCGCCTGGGCCTGGCTCACCGGCCGGGACTACGTCACCCCGGACGATGTGAAGGCCCTCGCTCTCCCCACCCTGCGTCATCGCATCCACCTGCGGCCCGAGGCCGAGATGGAAGGAGTCACCCCCGACTCCGTCATCAACTCGATCCTCGCCCACGTCCCCGTCCCCCGCTGA
- a CDS encoding DUF58 domain-containing protein: MALTGRTALLAALGSLPVGLLAPSWAGMLAVNAPLSLAILCDYALAAPVRTLQFTRSGDTSVRLGDAANVQLTVTNPSRRPLRARLRDAWPPSSWLPGTEQASSRQHLTVPPGERRRLTTRLRPTRRGDRHAERITVRSYGPLGLAARQGHHQVPWTVRVLPPFTSRKHLPSRLARLRELDGRTSVLTRGEGTEFDSLREYVPGDDTRSIDWRATARQSAVAVRTWRPERDRHILVVLDTGRTSAGRVGDIPRLDASMDAALLLTALASRAGDRVDLLAYDRRLRAQVQGRSAGDVLPAVVNALAPLEPELVETDARGLAATALARAPRRSLIVLLTSLDAAPIEEGLLPVLPQLAQRHTVLVASVADPHVAEMARTRGTVEGIYEAAAATQTQSQRSRTADQLRRHGVTVVDAAPDALAPALADAYLALKAAGHL, encoded by the coding sequence ATGGCCCTCACCGGACGAACGGCGCTGCTCGCCGCCCTCGGATCGCTCCCCGTCGGCCTCCTCGCCCCCAGCTGGGCGGGGATGCTCGCGGTGAACGCGCCCCTCTCCCTCGCAATTCTGTGCGACTACGCCCTGGCGGCGCCAGTACGAACGCTCCAATTCACCCGAAGTGGTGATACATCCGTTCGACTCGGTGACGCGGCCAACGTCCAGCTCACGGTCACCAACCCCTCCCGGCGCCCCCTCCGCGCCCGGCTCCGCGACGCCTGGCCGCCCAGCAGCTGGCTCCCCGGCACCGAACAGGCCTCCTCCCGCCAGCACCTGACGGTCCCGCCCGGCGAACGCCGCCGCCTCACCACCCGCCTCCGCCCCACCCGCCGCGGCGACCGCCACGCCGAACGGATCACGGTCCGTTCGTACGGCCCCCTCGGCCTCGCGGCCCGCCAGGGCCACCACCAGGTCCCCTGGACCGTCCGCGTCCTCCCCCCGTTCACCAGCCGCAAGCACCTGCCGTCCCGACTGGCCCGGCTCCGCGAACTCGACGGCCGCACCAGCGTCCTGACACGCGGCGAGGGAACGGAGTTCGACAGCCTCCGCGAGTACGTGCCGGGCGACGACACCCGCTCGATCGACTGGCGGGCCACCGCCCGCCAGTCCGCCGTCGCCGTCCGCACCTGGCGCCCCGAACGCGACCGGCACATCCTCGTCGTCCTCGACACCGGCCGCACCTCGGCCGGCCGCGTCGGCGACATCCCCCGCCTGGACGCCTCCATGGACGCGGCCCTCCTTCTCACCGCGCTCGCCTCCCGCGCCGGCGACCGCGTGGACCTCCTCGCCTACGACCGCCGGCTCCGCGCCCAGGTCCAGGGCCGCTCCGCCGGCGACGTCCTGCCCGCCGTGGTCAACGCCCTCGCCCCGCTCGAACCCGAGCTGGTCGAGACCGACGCCCGCGGCCTGGCCGCCACGGCCCTCGCCCGGGCTCCCCGCCGCTCTCTGATCGTCCTCCTCACGAGCCTCGACGCCGCCCCGATCGAAGAGGGCCTCCTCCCGGTCCTGCCGCAGCTCGCTCAGCGCCACACGGTGCTGGTCGCCTCGGTCGCCGACCCCCACGTCGCCGAGATGGCGAGGACCCGCGGCACGGTCGAGGGCATCTACGAAGCGGCGGCGGCCACCCAGACGCAGTCCCAGCGCTCCCGCACCGCGGACCAGCTCCGCCGCCACGGCGTCACGGTCGTGGACGCAGCCCCCGACGCCCTGGCCCCCGCCCTGGCGGACGCCTACCTCGCCCTCAAGGCGGCCGGCCACCTGTAG